One genomic window of Quercus robur chromosome 6, dhQueRobu3.1, whole genome shotgun sequence includes the following:
- the LOC126732909 gene encoding uncharacterized protein LOC126732909 isoform X2, which yields MSGNLAAIMVRVFSGGRCSTSAVVWSLVGCLVMLHLYSLARQKDGVRGELQLGMSHHPQFRELEAVEEENIPMPPPRKRSPRAAKRRPKKPTTIIDEFLDENSQLRNMFFPDHKTAIDPMKDAGNDSSYYHPGRIWLDTDGNPIQAHGGGILFDQKSKTYYWYGEYKDGPTYHAHKKGAARVDIIGVGCYSSKDLWTWKNEGIVLAAEETKETHDLYKSNVLERPKVIYNDKTGKFVMWMHIDDSNYTKASVGVAVSDYPTGPFDYLYSKRPHDFESRDMTIFKDDDGVAYLIYSSDDNSELHVGPLTADYLDVSNVMRRILVGQHREAPALFKHQGTYYMITSGCTGWAPNEALAHAADSIMGPWETMGNPCVGGNKMFRLTTFFAQSTFVVPVPGFPGSYIFMADRWNPADLRDSRYVWLPLIVGGPADQPLDYNFGFPLWSRVSIYWHRKWKLPQGWSGLK from the exons ATGTCTGGGAATTTAGCTGCAATCATGGTCCGTGTTTTTTCAG GGGGCAGATGTTCAACGTCTGCTGTGGTATGGAGCTTGGTGGGATGTCTTGTTATGCTCCATTTATACTCCCTTGCTCGCCAAAAAGATGGGGTGCGTGGAGAGCTCCAATTGGGCATGAGCCATCACCCACAATTCCGTGAACTTGAAGcagttgaagaagaaaatattcCGATGCCCCCTCCAAGAAAGAGATCTCCACGTGCAGCAAAAAGAAGACCCAAGAAGCCGACCACAATAATTGATGAATTTCTTGATGAAAATTCCCAACTTAGAAATATGTTCTTTCCTGATCACAAAACTGCTATAGATCCAATGAAGGACGCAGGGAATGATAGCTCCTACTATCATCCAGGGAGAATTTGGTTGGACACGGATGGAAATCCTATTCAAGCCCATGGAGGGGGTATTCTATTTGATCAAAAATCAAAGACATATTATTGGTATGGAGAGTATAAAGATGGGCCCACCTACCATGCTCACAAAAAAGGGGCAGCGCGG gTTGACATCATAGGGGTCGGTTGCTATTCTTCCAAGGACTTGTGGACATGGAAAAATGAGGGCATTGTGCTGGCAGcagaagaaacaaaagaaactcATGATCTCTACAAATCCAATGTGCTTGAGAGACCAAAAGTGATTTACAATGATAAGACAGGGAAGTTTGTAATGTGGATGCATATCGACGATTCCAATTACACCAAAGCTTCTGTTGGTGTTGCTGTTAGTGATTATCCCACTGGTCCTTTTGATTATCTCTATAGCAAAAGGCCTCATGATTTTGAAAGCAGGGACATGACCATCTTCAAAGATGATGATGGTGTAGCATATCTGATATACTCCTCTGATGACAACAGTGAACTTCATGTTGGACCGCTTACAGCAGATTATCTTGATGTGTCAAATGTCATGAGAAGGATTCTTGTGGGACAACACCGGGAAGCCCCAGCTTTATTCAAGCACCAGGGAACTTATTACATGATCACATCAGGCTGCACTGGATGGGCTCCAAATGAGGCACTGGCCCATGCGGCTGATTCCATCATGGGGCCATGGGAGACAATGGGAAACCCGTGCGTTGGAGGGAACAAAATGTTTCGACTTACAACATTTTTTGCTCAGAGCACATTTGTGGTTCCTGTGCCAGGTTTTCCAGGTTCATATATTTTCATGGCAGATCGGTGGAATCCAGCTGACTTGAGGGACTCAAGATATGTGTGGTTGCCTTTGATAGTTGGGGGACCAGCTGATCAACCACTTGACTATAATTTTGGATTCCCATTGTGGTCAAGAGTGTCAATATATTGGCATAGAAAGTGGAAACTTCCTCAGGGGTGGAGTGGGTTAAAGTGA
- the LOC126732908 gene encoding protein SHORT-ROOT, translating into MDTLFRLVSLQSDQSFNSSRTSSSSRSSRQNHHYPQEDEECFNFFMDEEDFSSSSSKHYYPYHQQQQPNPSTTTTPTLTPTTTTNTNISTPTDFDFNFEFSSNWAPEALLETARAIADKNSNRVQQLMWMLNELSSPYGDTDQKLASYFLQALFSRMTDSGERCYRTLASASDKTCSFESTRKTVLKFQEVSPWTTFGHVACNGAILEALEGEPKLHIVDFSNTYCTQWPTLLEALATRTDETPHLRLTTVVATKSGGVAAVQKVMKEIGNRMEKFARLMGVPFKFNVIHHVGDLSEFNLASELDIKDDEALAINCVNTLHSTTAVDNRRDYLISNFRRLQPRIITVVEEEADLDVGVDGVEFVKGFEECLRWFRVYLEALEESFSKTSNERLMLERGAGRAIVDLVACAPSESIERRESAARWTRRLHVSGFSPISFSDEVCDDVRALLRRYKEGWSMTQCSDAGIFLAWKDQPVVWASAWRP; encoded by the coding sequence ATGGATACCTTGTTTAGGCTAGTCAGTCTTCAATCTGATCAATCTTTCAACTCAAGTAGAACATCAAGCAGCTCTAGATCCTCCAGACAAAACCATCACTACCCACAAGAAGACGAAGAATGCTTCAACTTTTTCATGGATGAAGAAGACTTTTCCTCGTCTTCTTCTAAACACTACTATCcttatcatcaacaacaacaacccaatCCTTCAACCACTACCACCCCTACTCTCactcccaccaccaccacaaacacaaacattagTACCCCAACTGACTTCGATTTCAACTTCGAATTCTCATCAAACTGGGCACCCGAAGCTCTCCTCGAAACCGCTCGAGCCATTGCTGACAAGAACAGCAATCGTGTCCAACAGCTCATGTGGATGCTCAACGAGCTCAGCTCTCCTTATGGTGACACCGATCAAAAGCTCGCTTCTTATTTCCTCCAAGCCTTGTTTAGTCGCATGACTGACTCTGGTGAGCGTTGTTATCGAACTCTTGCTTCCGCTTCTGACAAAACCTGTTCCTTCGAGTCAACTAGAAAAACGGTTTTGAAGTTCCAAGAAGTCAGCCCTTGGACCACTTTCGGACATGTAGCTTGTAATGGTGCAATCTTGGAAGCTCTAGAAGGTGAGCCTAAGTTACACATAGTTGATTTTAGCAACACATATTGTACCCAATGGCCTACTTTGCTTGAAGCCTTAGCTACACGCACTGATGAAACCCCACACCTCCGTCTCACCACAGTGGTAGCCACCAAATCAGGTGGTGTAGCCGCTGTACAAAAAGTAATGAAAGAGATTGGTAACAGAATGGAAAAGTTCGCTAGACTTATGGGTGTGCCTTTCAAATTCAATGTCATTCACCATGTTGGTGATCTTTCCGAGTTTAACTTAGCTTCTGAACTAGACATCAAAGACGATGAAGCTTTAGCAATCAACTGTGTCAACACGTTACACTCCACCACAGCCGTTGACAACCGCCGTGATTATCTAATATCAAACTTTCGAAGATTACAGCCAAGGATAATTACAGTGGTGGAAGAAGAAGCTGATCTTGATGTTGGGGTTGATGGGGTGGAGTTTGTGAAAGGGTTTGAAGAGTGTTTGAGATGGTTTAGGGTTTACTTGGAGGCTTTGGAGGAGAGCTTTTCAAAAACCAGCAACGAGCGCTTGATGCTCGAGCGAGGTGCTGGTCGAGCCATCGTGGACTTAGTGGCTTGTGCTCCATCAGAGTCGATCGAGAGGCGTGAGTCAGCGGCTAGATGGACTCGGAGATTGCATGTAAGTGGGTTCAGTCCAATTTCGTTCAGTGATGAAGTTTGTGATGATGTGAGAGCTTTGTTGAGGAGGTACAAGGAAGGTTGGTCAATGACACAGTGCTCCGATGCCGGAATATTCTTGGCGTGGAAGGATCAGCCGGTGGTGTGGGCCAGTGCATGGAGGCCTTGA
- the LOC126732909 gene encoding uncharacterized protein LOC126732909 isoform X1, producing the protein MRIKNKYRKPTTFHCNAGGRCSTSAVVWSLVGCLVMLHLYSLARQKDGVRGELQLGMSHHPQFRELEAVEEENIPMPPPRKRSPRAAKRRPKKPTTIIDEFLDENSQLRNMFFPDHKTAIDPMKDAGNDSSYYHPGRIWLDTDGNPIQAHGGGILFDQKSKTYYWYGEYKDGPTYHAHKKGAARVDIIGVGCYSSKDLWTWKNEGIVLAAEETKETHDLYKSNVLERPKVIYNDKTGKFVMWMHIDDSNYTKASVGVAVSDYPTGPFDYLYSKRPHDFESRDMTIFKDDDGVAYLIYSSDDNSELHVGPLTADYLDVSNVMRRILVGQHREAPALFKHQGTYYMITSGCTGWAPNEALAHAADSIMGPWETMGNPCVGGNKMFRLTTFFAQSTFVVPVPGFPGSYIFMADRWNPADLRDSRYVWLPLIVGGPADQPLDYNFGFPLWSRVSIYWHRKWKLPQGWSGLK; encoded by the exons atgaGGATCAAGAACAAATACAGGAAACCAACCACTTTCCATTGCAATGCAGGGGGCAGATGTTCAACGTCTGCTGTGGTATGGAGCTTGGTGGGATGTCTTGTTATGCTCCATTTATACTCCCTTGCTCGCCAAAAAGATGGGGTGCGTGGAGAGCTCCAATTGGGCATGAGCCATCACCCACAATTCCGTGAACTTGAAGcagttgaagaagaaaatattcCGATGCCCCCTCCAAGAAAGAGATCTCCACGTGCAGCAAAAAGAAGACCCAAGAAGCCGACCACAATAATTGATGAATTTCTTGATGAAAATTCCCAACTTAGAAATATGTTCTTTCCTGATCACAAAACTGCTATAGATCCAATGAAGGACGCAGGGAATGATAGCTCCTACTATCATCCAGGGAGAATTTGGTTGGACACGGATGGAAATCCTATTCAAGCCCATGGAGGGGGTATTCTATTTGATCAAAAATCAAAGACATATTATTGGTATGGAGAGTATAAAGATGGGCCCACCTACCATGCTCACAAAAAAGGGGCAGCGCGG gTTGACATCATAGGGGTCGGTTGCTATTCTTCCAAGGACTTGTGGACATGGAAAAATGAGGGCATTGTGCTGGCAGcagaagaaacaaaagaaactcATGATCTCTACAAATCCAATGTGCTTGAGAGACCAAAAGTGATTTACAATGATAAGACAGGGAAGTTTGTAATGTGGATGCATATCGACGATTCCAATTACACCAAAGCTTCTGTTGGTGTTGCTGTTAGTGATTATCCCACTGGTCCTTTTGATTATCTCTATAGCAAAAGGCCTCATGATTTTGAAAGCAGGGACATGACCATCTTCAAAGATGATGATGGTGTAGCATATCTGATATACTCCTCTGATGACAACAGTGAACTTCATGTTGGACCGCTTACAGCAGATTATCTTGATGTGTCAAATGTCATGAGAAGGATTCTTGTGGGACAACACCGGGAAGCCCCAGCTTTATTCAAGCACCAGGGAACTTATTACATGATCACATCAGGCTGCACTGGATGGGCTCCAAATGAGGCACTGGCCCATGCGGCTGATTCCATCATGGGGCCATGGGAGACAATGGGAAACCCGTGCGTTGGAGGGAACAAAATGTTTCGACTTACAACATTTTTTGCTCAGAGCACATTTGTGGTTCCTGTGCCAGGTTTTCCAGGTTCATATATTTTCATGGCAGATCGGTGGAATCCAGCTGACTTGAGGGACTCAAGATATGTGTGGTTGCCTTTGATAGTTGGGGGACCAGCTGATCAACCACTTGACTATAATTTTGGATTCCCATTGTGGTCAAGAGTGTCAATATATTGGCATAGAAAGTGGAAACTTCCTCAGGGGTGGAGTGGGTTAAAGTGA